Proteins from one Mustela erminea isolate mMusErm1 chromosome 20, mMusErm1.Pri, whole genome shotgun sequence genomic window:
- the SBK1 gene encoding serine/threonine-protein kinase SBK1, translating into MSVGCPEPEPPRSLPCCGPGTAPGLGAGVPLLTEDMQALTLRTLAASDVTKHYELVRELGKGTYGKVDLVAYKGTGTKMALKFVNKSKTKLKNFLREVSITNSLSSSPFIIKVFDVVFETEDCYVFAQEYAPAGDLFDIIPPQVGLPEDTVKRCVQQLGLALDFMHGRQLVHRDIKPENVLLFDRECRRVKLADFGMTRRVGCRVKRVSGTIPYTAPEVCQAGRADGFAVDTGVDVWAFGVLIFCVLTGNFPWEAASGADAFFEEFVRWQRGRLPGLPSQWRRFTEPALRMFQRLLALEPERRGPAKEVFRFLKHELTSELRRRPSHRARKPPGDRPPAAGPLRLEAPGPLKRTVLTESGSGSRPAPPAVGPAPAPVPVPVPVPVPVPVPVPEAGLAPPGPPGRTDGRADKSKGQVVLATAIEICV; encoded by the exons ATGAGCGTGGGCTGCCCAGAGCCCGAACCACCCCGCTCCCTGCCCTGCTGTGGGCCAGGGACTGCCCCTGGGCTGGGTGCAGGCGTGCCCCTCCTCACTGAAGACATGCAGGCACTGACCCTCCGCACGCTGGCCGCCAGTGATGTGACCAAGCACTACGAACTTGTCCGGGAGCTAGGCAAGGGCACCTACGGGAAGGTCGACCTCGTGGCCTACAAGGGCACAG GCACGAAAATGGCGCTGAAGTTTGTGAACAAGAGCAAGACGAAGCTGAAGAACTTCCTGCGGGAGGTGAGCATCACCAAcagcctctcctccagccccttcaTCATCAAGGTCTTTGATGTGGTTTTTGAGACAGAGGACTGCTATGTCTTCGCCCAAGAGTACGCGCCCGCGGGGGACCTGTTCGACATCATCCCTCCTCAG GTGGGGCTCCCCGAGGACACGGTGAAGCGCTGCGTGCAGCAGCTGGGCCTGGCCCTGGACTTCATGCACGGGCGGCAGCTGGTGCACCGCGACATCAAGCCCGAGAACGTGCTGCTGTTCGACCGCGAGTGCCGCCGCGTGAAGCTGGCCGACTTCGGCATGACGCGCCGCGTGGGCTGCCGCGTGAAGCGGGTCAGCGGCACCATCCCCTACACGGCGCCCGAGGTGTGCCAGGCGGGCCGCGCCGACGGCTTCGCGGTGGACACGGGCGTGGACGTGTGGGCCTTCGGCGTGCTCATCTTCTGCGTGCTCACCGGCAACTTCCCGTGGGAGGCGGCGTCGGGCGCGGACGCCTTCTTCGAGGAGTTCGTGCGCTGGCAGCGGGGCCGCCTGCCGGGGCTGCCGTCGCAGTGGCGCCGCTTCACGGAGCCCGCGCTGCGCATGTTCCAGCGCCTGCTGGCCCTGGAGCCCGAGCGCCGCGGCCCGGCCAAGGAGGTCTTCCGCTTCCTCAAGCACGAGCTCACGTCCGAGCTGCGGCGCCGGCCCTCGCACCGCGCGCGCAAGCCCCCCGGGGACCGGCCGCCCGCCGCCGGGCCGCTGCGCCTCGAGGCGCCCGGGCCGCTCAAGCGGACGGTGCTGACCGAGAGCGGCAGCGGCTCCCGGCCCGCGCCCCCCGCCGTCgggcccgcgcccgcgcccgtgCCGGTGCCCGTGCCCGTGCCCGTGCCCGTGCCCGTGCCCGTGCCCGAGGCCGGCCTGGCGCCCCCGGGGCCCCCCGGCAGGACCGACGGCCGCGCGGACAAGAGCAAGGGGCAGGTGGTGCTGGCCACGGCCATCGAGATCTGCGTCTGA